A stretch of Pseudophryne corroboree isolate aPseCor3 chromosome 9, aPseCor3.hap2, whole genome shotgun sequence DNA encodes these proteins:
- the WBP11 gene encoding WW domain-binding protein 11: protein MGRRSTSSTKSGKFMNPTDQARKEARKRELKKNKKQRMMVRAAVLKMKDPKQIIRDMEKLDEMEFNPVQQPQLNEKVLKDKRKKLRETFERILRLYEKENPETYKELRKIELDYEHKRSQLSQYFDAVKNAQHVEVESIPLPDLPHAPSNILIQDIPLPGAQPPSILKKTSAYGPPGRGGVSLPFPPGHGVPRLPPGKKPPGPPPGPPPPQVLQMYGRKVGFALENIMRRREDERYSPDGGQRGLDGSSSSDDEGYANEMEQDKEDEGSSDEDSDSNQSDGRDSDSTEYAQREDERKNSSDKKGGHNVRFADATDKSQKKRKKSVKDLTPLQAMMLRMAGQEVTEEDEDNDAEEYLSSSSSDEDSGSEDEQRTEESTADKSETSSKAPITVPPPLNVPPPPLQMPPSIMSGPPPLGPPPVPPLRPPGPPSGMPPGPPPGAPPFLRPPGLRGPPPRLLPPGPPPGRPPGPPPGPPPGLPPGPPPRGPPPRLPPPAPPGMPPPPRPMLRPPLGPPPGSAPPGLYPPTPVANPGVLSAPPSLIQRPKSDESGATIEKKATATISAKPQITNPKAEVTRFVPTALRVRRENKGSGVAPQSRKQEEEVTRPVAKAGPKIGAPMPVQTKDDMYEAFMKEMEGLL from the exons ATGGGGCGGAGATCTACGTCCTCCACCAAGAGTGGGAAGTTCATGAACCCTACAGATCAAGCAC GAAAGGAGGCGCGGAAGAGGGAACTGAAGAAG AACAAGAAGCAGAGGATGATGGTGAGAGCCGCTGTGCTGAAGATGAAAGATCCAAAACAGATTATCCGGGACATGGAGAAACTTGATGAAATGG AATTTAACCCCGTGCAGCAGCCGCAGCTCAACGAGAAAGTGCTGAAAGACAAACGTAAAAAGTTACGGGAGACGTTTGAGCGGATTCTGCGTCTGTACGAGAAGGAAAACCCGGAAACCTACAAAGAGCTGCGGAAGATTGAGCTGGACTACGAGCACAAGCGCTCCCAGCTGAGTCAGTATTTTGATGCCGTGAAG AACGCCCAGCACGTGGAGGTGGAAAGCATCCCACTGCCAGACCTGCCCCACGCTCCGTCCAATATTCTGATTCAAGACATTCCCCTGCCAGGAGCCCAGCCGCCATCCATCCTGAAGAAGACCTCTGCTTACGG ACCCCCTGGGCGAGGCGGTGTCTCCCTGCCTTTCCCACCAGGCCATGGAGTTCCCCGCTTACCCCCAGGCAAGAAGCCCCCAGGACCGCCGCCAGGCCCTCCCCCGCCCCAGGTACTGCAGATGTATGGGCGTAAAGTCGGGTTTGCTTTGGAGAACATCATGAGGAGGCGGGAAGATGAGCGATACAGCCCGGACGGAG GACAAAGGGGTCTCGATGGTTCCAGCTCAAGTGACGATGAGGGTTACGCTAATGAGATGGAACAGGACAAGGAGGATGAAGGCAGCAGCGACGAGGACAGTGACAGCAATCAGTCGGACGGaagggacagtgacagcacagagtaTGCTCAGCGAGAGGATGAAAGGAAAAACAGCAGCGACAAGAAGGGAG GTCACAACGTACGTTTTGCTGATGCTACGGACAAATCTcagaaaaagaggaagaagagcGTGAAGGATCTGACCCCGCTTCAGGCCATGATGTTACGTATGGCTG GTCAGGAGGTGACGGAGGAAGACGAGGATAATGACGCGGAGGAATATCTATCCAGCTCATCATCCGATGAGGATTCCGGCTCTGAGGACGAGCAGCGTACAGAGGAGTCCACAGCTGATAAGTCGGAAACTAGCTCCAAGGCacccattacagtgcctccacctcttaaTGTGCCGCCACCACCGCTGCAGATGCCACCCTCTATCATGTCAGGACCACCTCCCCTCGGTCCACCACCAGTTCCACCACTTCGGCCTCCCGGACCACCATCAGGAATGCCACCAGGACCACCGCCTG GAGCGCCTCCGTTTTTGAGACCCCCTGGTCTTCGTGGCCCACCGCCACGCCTGTTACCACCAGGACCTCCGCCCGGCCGTCCTCCTGGCCCCCCTCCCGGTCCTCCTCCTGGCTTGCCACCAGGTCCCCCACCACGTGGCCCGCCCCCACGTCTGCCTCCGCCAGCACCCCCAG GTATGCCCCCTCCTCCTCGCCCAATGTTGCGCCCTCCCTTGGGTCCTCCTCCCGGCTCGGCACCCCCAGGCCTTTATCCTCCGACACCAGTGGCAAACCCAGGTGTGCTAAGTGCACCTCCCAGCTTAATACAGAGACCCAAATCAGACGAGAGCGGGGCCACCATTGAGAAGAAGGCCACTGCCACGATCAGCGCCAAACCGCAGATCACAAATCCTAAAGCGGAGGTGACTCGGTTTGTCCCGACTGCCCTCCGTGTGCGCAGGGAGAACAAAGGGTCAGGTGTCGCTCCTCAATCAAGGAAACAAGAGGAGGAGGTGACGAGGCCGGTGGCCAAAGCTGGTCCCAAGATAGGAGCACCGATGCCGGTGCAGACCAAGGACGATATGTACGAAGCCTTTATGAAAGAGATGGAAGGGCTTCTCTAG